One genomic segment of Cottoperca gobio chromosome 21, fCotGob3.1, whole genome shotgun sequence includes these proteins:
- the bcl9 gene encoding B-cell CLL/lymphoma 9 protein encodes MLEVQEERPAAAGTAATHFNKKERGKKEREETKDGRGNLSNIGNPVPGSRNVRAKAPLTHAGSPHQLITPPCSVVLGAPSMHSNRLKNSPSTNTQSPKPKTEAMVRSPPVMSPSTGTQMDSKMPNQGKPGSTGSQSQPSPCDPKTLGSKGAQNVAGGMGLKNGQGLTSSSSSKVKVKRERSTSVESFEQPESGTPTSEEKDSSRVKRMCVAERRQPYSGADWCSGGESDEDDKGFFNCNSSDVKPQDSVTHSTSNAGLSRSSTPSHNTLGGQGSTTEPASGQKPVTKLVYVFTTEMANKAADAVLTGHTENIIAFHMKNISNSKDKAHLLLNNAASALRNDSKPPQQPPSHAQDQSHQPGSKPSLPGMAEPAPPQPSNQGSQSGVLTQEGSSSAGMESKNLPGSSPSNAIAPVDQAPVTQSEAGLNPPTAGEGGQGGGSGGAGLTPQQQQQQQQLAQELLNMEANTEGLSQEQLEHRQRSLQTLRDIQRMLFPDDRDAPNAGPPQSHGGPHDGGPDGAPRRSEQGPLQAMMAQSQSLGPPGGPGGPRPQGPLFGPPHGPPHGPPHGPRDMPPFPQDEMGAHMGGPVGCGDGDQMTPEQVAWLKLQQEFYEEKRKKQEMQHRPLPPDMMMHPHGPRGMMRGPPPPYQMGPGEMWGGPGGPPEHYQERMSMGPGPRGMPPHMQRMPFSGMMNPEMEGPPRPGMGWPDDMPPRMGDARGFPGGPGGMFAGPGGRGERFPNPQSVQEAMFHQGMGGEKGLPPGMMMDMQRMMGHQRGGMEPGNGMGMFPRMPGDGPMSPSSRLQGMGGREMGPEFGMGPGPGPHMHPAKLRDPSMNMSPDEIMRMRGGPPMENMGPQGRPMQGPPFSEQSQPGDFPMGPGRPFPGGPGGMRGPHADQAFGPDHRSTPTGGNGRMNHLPPAGGPSQGQRGRKPADLNVQAGGGNSPSINPLKSPPLRQVQSPMMGSPSGNLKSPQTPSQLAGMLTGPTGPNAPPPPQASAPMKSPHSMMGSAGASPVHMRSPSLPNPSPGWASSPKPPMQSPGVPPQGGKPPLSITSPNMMGSMEQGGNGPPSAPPSSGAPSGSMSLPGNVPSGSPYTIPPEPTLSQNPLSIMMSRMSKFAMPSSTPLYHDAIKTVASSDDDSPPARSPNLPSVNNNGMVMNHQGNPRMMGPGNAGPMSALSPLGMNPMGSQPLSHGMPSQMPSPNAPNMGPGMMPHGMMIPPNPQDPGMGNPQMMSQGRMGYPHRGQAYPLTQSPSQQGPFSPHNGPGPQGFPGHPMGFQGEGGPMGRMGNMPHGGGGDGGMCKPNTPGGPEFNSMQGGFSDADLHEVMRPGASGIPEFDLSRIIPSEKPSQTLSYFPRGGGDNPGGKPPHPSGFPMQGMMGDGPPRMGMSMQGMGGMPGGPGGVMGPQDMPMGNPGHNSMRPPGFMGQGMMGPQHRMMSPGGPGGMMQGRQMSHPGPGGSPNMMMSLQGMGGPPQQTMMMGGQMRPRDMDMGFSPGPGMF; translated from the exons ATGTTGGAGGTCCAAGAGGAGAGGCCAGCGGCGGCAGGTACAGCAGCGACACATTTCAACAAGAAGGAGCGAGGGAagaaagagcgagaggagaCCAAGGACGGTCGTGGAAACCTCTCAAACATAGGGAATCCTGTTCCTGGCTCCAGGAACGTGCGCGCCAAAGCGCCGCTTACACATGCCGGCAGTCCACACCAGCTCATCACTCCACCCTGTTCTGTAGTCCTGGGAGCCCCATCAATGCACTCCAATAGGCTAAAGAACTCCCCGTCCACCAACACGCAGAG CCCTAAACCTAAGACGGAGGCCATGGTACGCTCACCTCCCGTCATGTCCCCCTCCACTGGCACCCAGATGGACTCTAAAATGCCCAATCAGGGTAAACCAGGGAGCACTGGTAGCCAATCACAGCCCTCACCCTGCGACCCCAAGACCCTGGGTTCCAAAGGGGCGCAGAATGTGGCAGGGGGCATGGGGCTGAAGAATGGCCAGGGCCTGACCTCTAGCTCAAGCTCCAAGGTTAAAGTTAAAAGGGAGAGGAGCACCTCAGTGGAGTCGTTTGAACAGCCAGAGAGCGGCACACCCACAAGTGAGGAAAAAG acagcagcagggtgAAGAGGATGTGTGTGGCAGAGAGGAGGCAGCCGTACAGTGGAGCTGACTGGTGCTCTGGGGGAGAAAGTGACGAAGATGACAAAGGATTCTTCA ACTGCAACTCCAGTGACGTGAAGCCCCAGGACTCCGTCACACATTCTACCTCCAATGCCGGACTCAGTcgctcctccacaccctcccaCAATACACTAGGAGGCCAGGGCTCCACAACAGAACCTGCTAGTGGCCAGAAACCAGTTACAAAACTTGTGTATGTCTTCACCACGGAGATGGCTAACAA GGCAGCTGATGCAGTTCTAACTGGCCATACAGAAAACATCATTGCCTTCCACATGAAAAACATCTCCAACAGCAAGGACAAAGCTCACCTCCTCCTG AACAATGCAGCAAGTGCCCTCCGAAATGACTCCAAGCCTCCCCAGCAACCCCCGTCCCATGCCCAAGATCAGAGCCACCAGCCTGGATCCAAGCCGTCCTTACCTGGAATGGCAGAGCCAGCCCCACCCCAGCCTTCAAACCAAGGGAGCCAATCTGGTGTTCTTACGCAGGAAGGGTCATCCTCGGCAGGCATGGAATCCAAAAACCTTCCCGGCAGTAGCCCGAGTAACGCTATAGCTCCAGTTGACCAGGCCCCTGTCACCCAATCTGAGGCAGGCCTCAACCCTCCGACAGCAGGTGAAGGAGGGCAGGGTGGAGGCTCTGGTGGAGCGGGTCTGAcgccccagcagcagcagcaacagcagcagctggccCAGGAGCTGTTGAACATGGAGGCCAACACAGAGGGCCTGTCCCAAGAACAGTTGGAGCATCGCCAGCGCTCCCTGCAGACCTTGCGAGATATTCAGCGCATGCTTTTCCCTGATGACCGTGATGCCCCTAATGCTGGGCCCCCACAATCTCATGGTGGACCCCATGATGGAGGCCCTGATGGTGCACCGCGTAGGTCTGAGCAGGGCCCTCTGCAGGCTATGATGGCGCAGTCTCAGAGCCTTGGACCACCAGGTGGGCCAGGAGGACCTCGTCCACAAGGTCCACTCTTTGGCCCACCCCACGGTCCACCCCATGGTCCACCCCATGGTCCCAGAGACATGCCCCCATTTCCACAAGATGAAATGGGTGCACATATGGGGGGTCCAGTGGGCTGTGGAGACGGAGATCAGATGACCCCAGAACAGGTGGCCTGGTTGAAGCTACAGCAGGAGTTTtatgaagagaagaggaagaaacaagAAATGCAACACCGGCCACTCCCTCCAGACATGATGATGCACCCCCATGGTCCACGTGGCATGATGCGAGGCCCCCCGCCTCCCTACCAGATGGGCCCAGGGGAGATGTGGGGAGGACCAGGTGGTCCCCCCGAGCACTACCAGGAGCGCATGAGCATGGGCCCTGGCCCCAGGGGTATGCCCCCACATATGCAGAGGATGCCTTTCTCTGGTATGATGAACCCTGAGATGGAGGGACCCCCAAGGCCTGGAATGGGCTGGCCTGACGACATGCCTCCCCGGATGGGAGATGCACGAGGCTTCCCTGGAGGACCTGGGGGAATGTTTGCTGGTCCAGGGGGTCGTGGGGAGCGTTTCCCAAATCCTCAGTCAGTCCAAGAAGCAATGTTCCACCAAGGTATGGGTGGAGAGAAGGGCCTCCCTCCAGGGATGATGATGGACATGCAAAGGATGATGGGGCACCAAAGAGGTGGCATGGAACCTGGTAATGGCATGGGCATGTTTCCCAGAATGCCCGGTGATGGTCCTATGAGCCCATCCTCCAGGCTCCAGGGAATGGGGGGAAGGGAAATGGGGCCTGAGTTTGGCATGGGGCCCGGCCCCGGACCTCATATGCACCCTGCCAAGCTACGAGATCCCTCCATGAATATGAGTCCCGACGAGATCATGAGAATGAGAGGAGGACCTCCAATGGAGAACATGGGTCCACAAGGCCGACCCATGCAGGGTCCTCCCTTCTCTGAGCAGTCACAGCCAGGCGACTTTCCTATGGGACCTGGGCGGCCCTTCCCAGGGGGTCCAGGAGGAATGAGGGGTCCACATGCAGATCAAGCCTTTGGTCCAGACCACAGATCTACACCAACAGGAGGTAATGGCCGTATGAACCACCTTCCCCCTGCTGGTGGCCCTTCACAAGGTCAGAGGGGCCGCAAGCCAGCAGATCTGAATGTCCAAGCAGGAGGGGGGAACTCTCCCAGTATCAACCCACTTAAGTCCCCTCCTCTGAGGCAAGTGCAGTCCCCCATGATGGGCTCTCCCTCTGGAAACCTTAAATCCCCTCAGACACCGTCCCAGCTGGCTGGCATGCTCACTGGTCCCACCGGCCCCAATGCCCCTCCACCCCCTCAAGCTTCCGCACCAATGAAATCTCCCCACTCCATGATGGGATCAGCTGGTGCCTCTCCTGTTCATATGAGGTCTCCTTCTCTTCCTAACCCCTCTCCAGGATGGGCATCCTCACCAAAACCACCCATGCAGAGTCCTGGAGTACCACCTCAGGGTGGCAAGCCTCCCCTCAGTATCACCTCACCAAACATGATGGGGAGCATGGAGCAAG GTGGTAACGGCCCTCCCTCAGCCCCTCCTTCATCAGGGGCTCCATCTGGCTCTATGTCACTCCCAGGCAACGTCCCGTCTGGCAGTCCGTACACCATACCCCCTGAGCCAACTCTATCCCAGAACCCTCTCTCCATCATGATGTCACGCATGTCCAAGTTTGCAATGCCCAGCTCCACCCCACTCTATCATGATGCCATAAAGACTGTTGCCAGCTCTGATGACGACTCGCCCCCGGCTCGCTCCCCTAACCTGCCGTCAGTGAACAATAATG GTATGGTAATGAATCACCAAGGCAATCCACGTATGATGGGACCTGGAAATGCTGGACCCATGTCTGCCCTCAGCCCTCTGGGTATGAATCCAATGGGATCCCAGCCCCTGTCCCATGGTATGCCCTCACAGATGCCCTCTCCCAATGCCCCTAATATGGGCCCAGGCATGATGCCTCATGGCATGATGATACCACCAAATCCCCAAGACCCTGGTATGGGAAACCCCCAAATGATGTCCCAGGGACGTATGGGTTATCCTCACCGAGGCCAGGCCTACCCCCTCACCCAGTCCCCTTCCCAACAAGGCCCTTTCTCCCCGCACAATGGTCCTGGTCCACAAGGTTTCCCTGGCCATCCCATGGGCTTCCAGGGAGAAGGAGGACCTATGGGACGGATGGGGAACATGCCTCACGGGGGAGGGGGTGATGGGGGTATGTGCAAGCCCAATACTCCTGGAGGGCCAGAGTTCAACAGCATGCAAGGTGGGTTCAGTGATGCAGACCTACATGAGGTGATGCGACCAGGAGCATCTGGCATTCCAGAGTTTGATCTTTCCAGGATAATCCCGTCAGAGAAGCCCAGCCAGACTCTGTCTTACTTTCCCCGAGGTGGGGGAGACAATCCTGGGGGAAAACCACCACACCCCTCTGGCTTCCCCATGCAGGGCATGATGGGCGATGGCCCACCAAGGATGGGGATGTCCATGCAGGGGATGGGGGGGATGCCAGGGGGGCCTGGTGGGGTAATGGGTCCCCAAGACATGCCAATGGGCAACCCTGGCCACAACTCGATGCGGCCACCTGGATTCATGGGCCAAGGCATGATGGGCCCCCAGCACCGGATGATGTCTCCTGGGGGTCCGGGAGGGATGATGCAGGGGAGGCAAATGTCCCACCCAGGCCCTGGTGGCTCACCTAACATGATGATGTCACTGCAGGGCATGGGCGGCCCCCCACAGCAGACAATGATGATGGGGGGTCAGATGAGGCCACGTGACATGGACATGGGGTTCAGTCCGGGCCCTGGAATGTTCTAA